A part of Uloborus diversus isolate 005 chromosome 6, Udiv.v.3.1, whole genome shotgun sequence genomic DNA contains:
- the LOC129224844 gene encoding afadin- and alpha-actinin-binding protein A-like: MNKAQSIYKSDYGPYGWSENDYNSVGDDFCSEENIDHCLRYLSQEFGALGYPSIYTNSSSCPYSINCDIVNYINITYDILRNCSEHAKNKEILEDRNRRLSTDLNILGKKNNHLKNNLEQTEKKLACALERERQLKVKVEQITQSLKIEKDEVIFHC; encoded by the exons ATGAATAAAGCTCAGTCAATATATAAAAGTGACTATGGTCCTTATGGTTGGTCAGAAAATGATTATAATTCAGTGGGAGATGACTTTTGCTCTGAAGAAAACATTGATCACTGCTTAAGATATCTATCTCAG GAATTTGGTGCCTTAGGTTATCCGTCCATCTACACAAATTCTTCCTCATGTCCTTACTCCATAAACTGTGATATTGTAAATTATATAAACATAACATATGATATTCTAAGAAATTGTTCTGAGcatgcaaaaaataaagaaattctaGAAGATAG GAATCGTCGTTTGTCGACTGATTTAAATATATTGggcaaaaaaaataatcatttgaaaaataacttagaACAAACAGAAAAGAAACTTGCTTGTGCTTTAGAAAGAGAAAGACAACTGAAGGTGAAAGTTGAGCAAATCACACAGTCTTTGAAAATTGAGAAAGATGAAGTAATAtttcattgctaa